A section of the Pseudanabaena mucicola str. Chao 1806 genome encodes:
- a CDS encoding alpha/beta hydrolase, with protein sequence MTLHYLALPATLPNPNAQGAIVALHGWGANCDDLISLAPLVGLPNYQWICPEAPFNHPMPNGKMWYDLQSLDTEGLAKSCELLSQFLENLPSLTGIPLEKTFLLGFSQGGAMTLDVGLGFPMAGLIALSGYLHIAEEELHDLADIVFPPILITHGTQDPVVPIGAARSARQLLESLGATVEYAEYEMFHEIRPETCDRVHEFILAHQVSR encoded by the coding sequence ATGACCTTACATTATCTCGCATTGCCTGCAACTTTACCAAATCCCAATGCCCAAGGTGCGATCGTTGCCTTGCATGGATGGGGTGCAAACTGTGATGATTTAATTTCCCTTGCACCACTAGTGGGACTGCCAAATTATCAATGGATTTGTCCTGAAGCTCCTTTTAATCACCCAATGCCCAATGGCAAAATGTGGTATGACCTCCAAAGTCTTGACACTGAGGGATTAGCCAAAAGCTGCGAATTACTCAGTCAATTTCTGGAAAATTTACCAAGTCTTACGGGTATTCCTCTCGAAAAAACATTCCTGTTAGGTTTCTCACAGGGTGGAGCGATGACCCTAGATGTCGGTTTGGGTTTTCCCATGGCAGGATTAATTGCTCTGAGTGGTTATTTACATATTGCGGAGGAAGAATTGCATGATCTCGCAGATATAGTATTTCCGCCAATTTTAATTACCCATGGTACACAAGATCCCGTGGTTCCTATTGGTGCAGCCCGTAGCGCCCGTCAATTGCTAGAGAGTTTGGGGGCAACCGTGGAATATGCCGAGTATGAAATGTTCCATGAAATTCGTCCTGAAACCTGCGATCGCGTTCATGAATTTATACTGGCTCATCAAGTGTCTAGATAG
- the ccsB gene encoding c-type cytochrome biogenesis protein CcsB, with amino-acid sequence MQLVALQNLLDNTSFAILFTTMLIFWVHIAFPNLPYLRSLGNAGMAIANLCIAALLGARWIDAGYFPLSNLYESLFFLAWGITTMHIVVDRIGNKSANDTAKRLIGAFTSPMAMGITAFAALALPSGMQLSEPLVPALKSNWLMMHVTVMLLSYAALMTGSILAIAFLIVTRGQDVILQGNSLGTNLRSVAEARASNPETFAAFAVEGMGNVLNSANLSSTTTVALVAENSTQTKKPLSLRRLTLGETLDNLSYRAIGLGFPLLTIGIIAGGVWANEAWGSYWSWDPKETWSLITWLVFAAYLHTRITKGWQGRKPAILASVGLLVVWTCYLGVNLLGKGLHSYGWFL; translated from the coding sequence ATGCAACTCGTCGCGCTTCAGAATTTATTGGATAACACATCATTTGCTATCCTCTTTACAACTATGCTCATTTTTTGGGTACATATCGCATTTCCCAATTTGCCCTATTTACGATCACTAGGTAATGCAGGCATGGCGATCGCTAATCTCTGTATTGCTGCATTACTGGGAGCGCGTTGGATTGATGCAGGCTATTTCCCACTGAGCAATCTTTATGAATCGCTGTTTTTCTTGGCATGGGGCATTACTACCATGCATATTGTCGTCGATCGCATCGGTAATAAGAGCGCTAATGATACCGCCAAGCGTTTAATCGGCGCATTTACTTCACCCATGGCAATGGGGATTACTGCTTTTGCCGCTTTAGCTTTACCCTCTGGAATGCAATTATCTGAGCCACTTGTACCTGCATTAAAGTCCAATTGGTTAATGATGCACGTTACAGTTATGTTACTCAGTTATGCAGCTTTGATGACAGGCAGCATTTTAGCGATCGCCTTTTTGATCGTCACCCGTGGTCAAGATGTCATTTTACAAGGCAATTCTCTAGGCACAAACCTGCGTAGTGTTGCTGAAGCTAGAGCATCTAATCCCGAAACCTTTGCTGCTTTTGCAGTTGAAGGAATGGGTAATGTTTTAAATTCAGCCAATCTCTCATCTACAACTACCGTTGCGTTAGTAGCTGAAAATTCCACTCAAACTAAAAAACCCCTATCCCTGCGTCGCCTCACCTTAGGGGAAACTTTAGATAATCTCAGTTATCGAGCGATCGGACTAGGTTTCCCATTGCTGACCATTGGCATCATCGCTGGTGGCGTATGGGCAAACGAGGCATGGGGTTCTTATTGGAGTTGGGATCCTAAAGAAACTTGGTCTTTGATTACATGGCTAGTATTTGCCGCCTATCTACACACACGCATTACTAAGGGATGGCAAGGACGCAAGCCTGCGATTTTAGCGAGTGTCGGCTTATTAGTTGTCTGGACTTGTTATCTCGGCGTAAATTTACTCGGTAAAGGCTTACACAGCTATGGATGGTTCCTTTAA